In the Uranotaenia lowii strain MFRU-FL chromosome 1, ASM2978415v1, whole genome shotgun sequence genome, TCCAACCGCCATCCAGTGGAAAAAGATGATCACGATACTAGCGAATCGACAACTTATTATAGTAGTATCAACAATATTCAGAAGAAAATacaccccaacaacaacaaaactacTAGCTATCACAACAGCTCAGAagaacagcaacaacagcagcaactgCATCAGAAATCAACTAGTCCGACGAAACAAACAAATGCCGCTCAAACCAATTTGTCTAATGCCTTGCTTCAGGGTGGATCCAGCAATAATGCGATCAAACGCGAAGAAGGTTGGAAGGAAGTGGTCCGAAAAAGTTCGGTCCAACAGAATCAAGCCGCACCAATTGAATGCAAAAAAGTTCAGGTTCCAGTACACGCGATTTCAAGAGTCATCGGACGTGCCGGAAGTAACATCAATGCCATCCGTGCAGCTACAGGGGCACATATTGAGGTGGAAAAACAAGGCAAGGTTCAAGGTGATCGATCAATTACAATCAAGGGTTCTTTGGAGGCTACAAAACAGGCACACTTACTTATTGCCACATTAATCAAGGATCCAGATGTAGACATTTTACAAATGTTACCGAAAAACAATGCTACAAAGAACGCTCCTCCTGTTCCTACGGTGCCTCCGATGTCCAGTTCTTCGCTTGGAAGTACCATAATTCTGCCAGGATTCAATGCCCCGACGATTCCCTCACTTGGGAATGTAACCATGACTTCGGGATTATCGAAGGGAAAGAACGTTTTCGTGGCatctaatcaaaacaaatcgatTTCAGCTTCGGCCGTTCTTGCAGCTGCAACAGGAAAAGCAAATACGATCGGAGGTCTACTACAAAGGCCACCTGTAGCGAAAAATCTATTTACAAGTGCTGGAACTAGTGGTGCACACGCATCTAGGGTTATATCTTCAAACAACGCTCCTTCAATTTCAGGAAGCGGCTTGAACAAAGACAGTAAACGACCTGCTATTCAAGTGCCGACAAGCGCCCTTTCGAAAAATGTTACTTCAGCTTCTAACAACAATATGATACAGTTGAAGAACGCCATCAAACCTCACGGTAACAACTACATACCCTCAGGTTCTTTCGCCAAACTTGTTGCTGACAGTACAGTAGGCGCACCACCGATTGGAACCATTGGTCAGACTTCGGCTGCGAATGTTGTTCGAAAACCTACCAATCAACAACAATCGCCAGGTTCGATAAATAATCTAGTGAGCCAAACAGCAACTTCCGGTTCTACGAGCATCGCTTCGTCAGCAGCAACAGCTAGCGCTTCCGCTCCAATAAGGCCACCGGTTTCGATTCTGCAATCTCCAGCTAAAGGACTGCCGGCACCATTTGGCAATTCTAACACGTCCACTAGTTGTGCACCAGTAACCAGTATGTCGTTACCTCCACCTGGATCCACGACCTCTTCAATGGCTAATAACAATCAATCAGCAGCACCAACATCAGCCACACAATCCCACACATCATCAACGGTCGATTCAATGTGCAACACTAAAGCATTCATGTCTTCGTCTCCTGTTAGTGGAGCAGGACCCAGTATGGTCGACTCTGCAGCATCTGTCTCAGTGCCCACAGCAGCATTGGGAAGTGGTTCAGGAAGGTCCATTACTCCGATTGGGCAACCACCGGCGCGTGCAAACATCACTCCTTCTCCATTGCTTCAAACCACTTCTACAACGTCTACTTCTTCTCAACGGGATACGATCATTcctagcaacagcaacaacaatccCAGTATAATGAAACTGAACAATCCAGGAACGATCGGAAGTGGTTTGCCAACGGCAGTAATATCCACCGCATCCAACGTCTCAAGCTCAACTATTGCTCAGTTGCACAAGATTAACAACAACATGCATCCGAATGCGCAGGCGCATGAATATTCTTTGTTTAATGATTCCTTTGGTGGTGGCCAGTGGGGAACCTCTAGTACTGGAGCCGGAGTTTCCAGCGGCGGTTCAAATGTTGTTGGTGCTCAGCACAACCAACAGCAACAGCATCAACATCACCACAACCACAGCGGGGGTCCAAATCATTTGCCTCATCACCATGGGGTAGGAGTTATTGGGTCCAACGTTCTGGGTGGAGGATCGGCTGGTAGCTCTGGCGACAGCACACATAATGCCGGTGGAAAATTGATCTACAGTCATCCACACGGTGCCGGTTCGTCTTTCATGGAGAATGAACCTCCTCTACAGGTAGAGTACTTTTAATGCATTTCTTGAAAGATTTTCTTTATAAAACCATTTAATATCTTCTAGGTTGACGCGTCGAAAGCACCTGGGTATCGCGGAACTGCTGTATCTTCTCCAGTAAGTTCTAAAGCATCGAGTAATGCAACTACACCACCAGGAGGACCAACatctcaacaacaacaacatcaacagcaTATGCTGTCGGGTCCTACGACTAGTAGCGCCATTACTAGTGGCGTGTCcaaccaacaacaacagcaatcaCATGGTTCAAACCAActacaacagcagcagcagcaacagcaacttCAACAACAATCCCAATCAGGACCGTACTCATCACCCAATGAGCAAAACATAATAAAACCACCTCAATCGTCCCAAGCCCTACCAAGTGGGCTCGCTGTTCAGCGCCCGATTCTAAACAATTCGTCTCAAATTGGCCCAATGAATATGTTCAATATACGAGATCATCCACCACCGCTAGTCGGCAACTCGAGGCCTCCACAACAATCTATGTTCGATCCGTTGTCTTCACAAAATCAACACATGCTAAACTTCGGTGCCGATCCTCTGCAGTCATCATATCAAAGTCACATGGGACTAGCAGCTGGAGCTGGAGGATTGCCGCCCTTGTCACGATTAAATCCAAAGGCATCGGCATTTTCCGCCATTCCACCTTCGCAGAACCATCAATCTGCAGCTCCCGGAAGTGGTAAACTGTCATCATCCAAACAGTTTGGAAATATGTTCCACCCTAACGCCCCTCCTGGCCCCATCAGCAAATACCAGAATCTTCCACCGGGTGGAGGCCCTCAAATGCCACCATTCGGTCCAGCACGAGGCAATCAGTCGCATGGTCATGGACCAGCGCCTGGACCTCCAGGACCGCCAGGAAGTGGACGGGGCAATAGCGGCGGAGCTAATTGGTTCTCAGAGTTGAGCCATCTGCCTCGGGACagtctgcttgaaaatggtatTGCTGCAATGACGCTGGGACGATCACCAACCATTTCTCCGAACAACAACAATAGCAACCAGCCGACAACCAACGGTGCTGCCGGCCTAGTAGTAGGCGGTCCTCCTGGCCCACAAGACGATGGGCGCAAAATATCTCGGGCTATTGGTTCGGAACGGGCCAGCTGGAAGTACTATGGAGGATCTAGTGGTGCTGGAATCGGTGGTGGAATTGACGCTGATCCAAATGCCCTCGCAGCCGCTGCTGCAGCGGCCGCAGCTGGAGCACCACACTGGATGGTGGACAAAACTCTAGCCGCCGCCATGGGAAGTAGCGGAGGTGGACCTCAGCAATGGATGGGACCACCGCCGAGACATTTCATGGACGATCTGCATCTAACGGATCATTTCCAGGTAGTTAATTTTTCCGAAAGacattgaaatttattctaatttgttctaatttttttaccaTTCAGCCACTCCAGATGGAGTATCACAATACCTTGGGCGGGAGCAATGGTGGGGGTGGTGGCAGCGGTCCCAATCAACCTAACATGAATTTCATGCAATCGTTGCAATACCAGTTCATGCCTGGTGGTGGACCCAACGATATGATTGGAGACGGATCGTTGCAACAACCATGGGATCACGAGAAGCATGTAAGTTACGGCTAGAACAAGAATAGGGgagataaatttatttaacttttttttccctaaTTCGTCATTGCAGGGTTGGCCGGCTAAGTGGAGTGGTCACTGAAGGAATACGCCGTAAATAATGAAAGTTAATTCTTTTGTTATTCGTTTTCGTGTCGAGTTTCGGTAGAACTTTTATTACAATGCACTAATAACCGACATAATAACCCCCTCTCTCCTGTAGAAAATGCACATACATGGATCTCGTCCATGGCATTGTGTGGAGAATATTTATTGGACACACAAATATGGGAAACTACAACATTTTTCCTTCTTTTAACTATAATTggaacaaactaaaaaaaagctcTGGAATTTTGCTGAAGGTTTGGTAAAATCTTTCGAACAAAAGTGGTTACCGTAAAAGGCAAACGGATTGATAGAGCAGAAATATCGAATGTATCATCCTTAATGTTAGTTTCCAGTTCTTACTCCAGGATATAAGCGTGCACCAAGCGCATTTTGTGTTACACCTTTTTGTATAAAAAGAAGGAAatgaattttctttgttttatatCCCTGCTTTATATATAACTACACTTAGAATTTCTGTTTGAAATatctaaatatttgtttttttttcttgcataaACATTGAGCGTGGTACAGAATAAACTAAAACAGATTTCTTATAATTTACTTGATTCGGTTTACGCTATACTTTTTCTTTTCTCATTATTATGAGTTCCATAATGTTGAAAATGCATGCTGAATTAAGGATAGCATGAATATCGTACTACTGAAATTTGATCTAATCTATCTCATGAACACGctgattcaaaaacaaataaaacttgaaagaatACATGAAAATCGCAATCTAAACGTATTTTAAACTGAATCGCCAAAACAAAGTAAACGCTAACGCAAAGTGAAATCTACTTAAATCTACTCGATTTTATccccaaaaataaaagaaaacccAGCAAAAATCGCTTCTGAGGAAATAAAACACGCAAATCAACCAAAATCATGTATAACCGAAAATAACTGTATTTTTGCTTGTTTGgacttttttttcgtcaaaacacctACACAACTTGGATTTTCTCAATTAAACAGAAAAATGCATTCAAAACACTGAACTTGTTATTTGCaaataaaagaatttgaaaaagagACATGAGCATAGACACCGTTTTTATGGAGAAATtctttaccgtagtaaattttatcaaatgctTGACACAGTGACATCAAACGCGAAGAAAATGTTCTACCACACAACACAATATTACTGCTACTATTGAAATTTCTGCTGCCAGAGGGTGTTATTCGCTAACGGAGAGATTGTTGGGATTGGTTTGATCCGGAGtaagttttgtttttcgaaagGTCGATAGGTGACGGATAACAaacaaccacaaaaaaaaacaatactatCTATCAATAACCTAATCTgctattgaaataaataaaaaaaaagctaaacagAATTGCTGGAAAAAGAAACTTAGTAGGTAACTTACGAGAGATGAACGCAAGCATGTTGGTAGTTTATTGAACAATAAAATGGCTTaggaaaatattaacaaaaacatATATAATCAGtcaagaaaaaatgcaaaagcggtgattgaaataaaaaaaatgcgataaaaaaaataatttacaactCGCGCTTCAAAATGGAATCTTACGTTTTTATTATTCTGGTTTTTGAATGGTTTGTTAGACATTATGCAACAGCAAATTAAACAATATTAGATCcacaactcaaaaaaaaaataaccgtcAAAATGACATGCAGAACGGAGCGAGCGGATGTGAATAAAATAAAGTGGCTGAAAAAAGTAGTGTAGCATGCTACAGCTTCCTCGTTATAAAAAGAATCCCATTGGAGTACTTCACTTGCACTTAATAGCCAATTTTTCTCTCGATGAGGAGGAACAAAATGGATGAGTGTGACTTCAGCATTTGATTGGGCCGAAATGTTCCAGCCACACTACGATTTTTGCTATCCGTGAGAGAATCGGCTATCGAACTGTTCGAGACAAGCGTGTCGATTCGATTCTTGATTATTAATTGCTACGAATTTCATTGATACGAAAACCTTAAAGATGCATAATTAATTCGCGTAGCAAAGCAAAGCGCAAACACGCAAGTTGTTTGTTCAGAGACCGTATATGCAGTAAACTACTAAACTTACATAACAGAAAACATATacgaataaaaaaagtaaaagaacAACATGCTGCTGCTGGAAAGAATAATATAACCGAAAAAAGGAAACTCAAACACGCGCTAAATGACGAAAAACAAGCTAAAGCAGATTGAAATCTGACGACCAACGGTTGTTAGCAattgatgaaaacaaaattgaagaaaaaacgtGTAGGAATCGCGTAAAATCTTTAGAATTACAACAAGAAAGTAATAAACAAAAAGTATGATAACAGTTGCATTAGCATATgataaaggaaacaaaaaaatatatatgatgATAAAAAACActtgatgacgatgatgaaaaacattgaaaatgattcaaaagaaattaaacatttactGATTAATGATTACTGATGGATTATTGATTAACTAAttaatgattattattattattatatattATTATTCTATAAATTATATattatatttggaaaataaCCATATAAAATGAAATGGAAATATAAATAATGAAGGAAAATTGTGCGGTGCTTCTCATTTGCCATTTAGAACAATCCGAAAGTCTTGAAAATGGagatttggtttgaaaattaagTCGACGATAAGCTACCCTTTAGTATTTTTTGTGATGCGGTTTGGTTGCTCTAAGACGATTAAACAAGAACAAGTTAAATAAGACTAATAGCAGTTaggttttttgctgtttttcttagaaatgatacaaatttttttaaatggataatttttttgtccCATGGTAGATTTTCTTGACCCCAAAGTATTTTTTCTTGTCTCGTCAACCATCTTTCGAACTGAATATTGCTCATCCGTGTACATCCGAAAACCAAATTGCCCATTCTCTTTTGACCCacaaaatacatgaaaaaataggaaaaatatatattcacgTTGATTTTTCCTTATAATGTAACAACTGTTTGAAATCatctttaaatgaaaaaaaatgaaaatgaagtttaaacgacaacgaattaaaaaaaattgcttaataCATCCCTATCAATAGTCAACCACATTAAAAATGGCAGCACTGTCGTGTATCCAACTGCGTTGAAGTTAGCCCGTTTCAATGCACGGCGGCCAAGGTGAGTCATGTAAGGGAGTTCTCAAGTTGGTAAAAAGTAAACGGAGCTAAATTGCAGCAATGTTTTAGTAGTGGTATACGAACTGTGACGCCATTGTTACAGTTTCCGGGGTTTTTCTTCATCAGTTTCGAGTCAAAACTTTCGACACTATTCGTTCTAAATGTTGTCTGCGATGTTACGGTCagaagaataaacttttttcaatatatggCTGAACATTGATTGAGAACACCTTACTTAACTCGCCTTGACGATGGTGGCACACAAAGAGCTAACATCGAGCGTTTtattgttttcgaaaaataaaccgTTTATCTCCCAGAATCGGAACCGTACGCAGAATTCATAAATCCGTAAATCTGTGAGAAATGGACAGTTATTTCATTGACCCTCAGCGCCGTAGGGGTGTGAAAGTGCTGTTCCCAAACCACCAGCTGTCGGTGAACCTGCAAAACTATGGACTGCATAACCAGATCAAGTACAACGTTGTTGTTGAAAAGATGGACCTTCAAAATCTCATCGTAAGTGATAGTATAATAATAGCTCTACGTATAGGAATTTTCccctttatgaattttttttcacagcaaATTCGACTAACCGAATCCAATGATCATTCCAAAATGTTCATAAGCACTATTGACAACAACAGCTATGAACAGATTCGGGCGGAACAATCGCTGCACGTAACTTTCCAGGGATTTATCGATCATCTTACCAAGATCTTGGACTCTTGCGTGAAGGAAGACCTACACATGAGCCTGGTCAAGGATGAAAACCTACATCTGTTGCAGTTCTATGAGAAAAGTTCCTTCAAAAACCTTACCCACTTGTTTCTGCAAATCCAACAATCCTCAACTGAAACGGTCCTGTTTCATATTAATTTGGAGCTGCAATCACTTCAGGATCAGTCCAGTAGCTACGCGGGTCAGatacaaaaatatcaactgGAGGTGAATGCCCGCGACGAATCTCTCCATAGGATGCAGGCCGAGATTCGTACATTGAACGGGAAGTTGCTGGAACAGGAAAATATGATCTTCAGTAGAAATACCGAGGAAATTAATAGATTGCAGCAAACGATCAAACACATCAATGAGTCAAAGGAACTTGAAGAAAAACGGCTGAAAACTATGATATCCGGGATGCAGGAAAAGATTGATCAGCAGAATAAGGAACTTTTGGGCTGTGCAGAAAAGATGAAGTAATTGCTGAAGAAAGTTTCAAGATGATCttgttttaaatgcattttttccCATTGTAGGCAAGATTCTAAACGTTTCGAGGCACTCCGCGAAGATCACATCAAACTAAAGACTCAGCATGAAAACCTTTGGGAAGATTCCGAACGAATGAAAGCGGACATCAACTCCTATACAAATCGAGAAGCTCGTCATGAGACAACGATCGTAGATTTGCGCCGACAGATGATTGAACTACAGAGTAAGCTGAAAATTGCGGATAAACAAAAGTCTGAATTGGAAGCCGAGCTGGAAGCGGAGCGAAATATATGCCAAACCAAGAAAAATGCTCTACAGCTCACCACTGGGGAGATTGCAAACTCAAATGTTGTCATTGCCAATCTTAACAAAGAGGTGGCCAAGCTTAAAAGCAAGGTAGAGCTGAGAACGGAAATCGCGATGCGACAGGAAAAACTTATTCAGGAACGGGAGAAGGAATTCGCGGAACTGCAAGACATTGTTAGGAAGATTCAGGAAGAACATATTAAAAACAGGGCCGCAGGGGAAGAGTATGCCTTGACAGTGCGCCGCATCAAGGAGACGTCTGATGTTATCGAAGAAAAATACAGGAAAAGTAAGAGATTGTCGAAAAGTATTCCATGCTTATTAAATCCTATTAACAACATTTTACGATTTCAGAAATCAATGATCTTATCGTTAAAGTAAGTTCCAGTCAGAACGTTGAACCTCATCAGCAAACGTCCGTCTTGAATCATCATCTTCCAAACCGATATCTGAGACCACAAAATCGGATAGATTGATGAAAACTAGCCTAAGTAATTGTAAATATTGTGTAATTTAAATTAAAGCATGAATACAGCTATTTGTTAAATCTTATACGCATTCATCCCACATTCAGTAGTCTTTGTCAGCTTAAGCGCTTTCGTGTCTAGTGGAGTGAATGTTTAAAAGAAATCTAAGACTTCATTTTTCACAAGGGAGGcccctttatttttttctgaattgagaaaaaaaaattcacaatgacaaaaatggcaaagtgacaaaactgacaaaaatcaaaaatttgaaaaaaaaaagaaatgacaaaaatgacaaaaatgataaaaatgacaaaaatgacaaaaatgataaaaatgacaaaaatgacaaaaatgacaaaaatgacaaaaattacgaaaatgacaaaaatgacaaaaatgacaaaaatgataaaaatgacaaaaatgacaaaaatgacaaaaattacaagaatgacaaaaatgacaaatatgacaaaaatgacaataatgacaaaaatgacaaaaatgacaaaaatgacaaaaatgacaaaaatgacaaaatgacaagaatgacaaaaatgacaaaaatgacaaaaatgacaaaaatgacataaacgacaaaaat is a window encoding:
- the LOC129739809 gene encoding spindle assembly abnormal protein 6 homolog, which translates into the protein MDSYFIDPQRRRGVKVLFPNHQLSVNLQNYGLHNQIKYNVVVEKMDLQNLIQIRLTESNDHSKMFISTIDNNSYEQIRAEQSLHVTFQGFIDHLTKILDSCVKEDLHMSLVKDENLHLLQFYEKSSFKNLTHLFLQIQQSSTETVLFHINLELQSLQDQSSSYAGQIQKYQLEVNARDESLHRMQAEIRTLNGKLLEQENMIFSRNTEEINRLQQTIKHINESKELEEKRLKTMISGMQEKIDQQNKELLGCAEKMKQDSKRFEALREDHIKLKTQHENLWEDSERMKADINSYTNREARHETTIVDLRRQMIELQSKLKIADKQKSELEAELEAERNICQTKKNALQLTTGEIANSNVVIANLNKEVAKLKSKVELRTEIAMRQEKLIQEREKEFAELQDIVRKIQEEHIKNRAAGEEYALTVRRIKETSDVIEEKYRKKINDLIVKVSSSQNVEPHQQTSVLNHHLPNRYLRPQNRID